A part of Leptospira inadai serovar Lyme str. 10 genomic DNA contains:
- a CDS encoding trifunctional serine/threonine-protein kinase/ATP-binding protein/SpoIIE family protein phosphatase produces MLEDFDIIETIQENSSTNVYRAVSKADRSLSFIVKVLATEYPDTRDLARIRHEYELSKELDIEGIVKPLELRRHGNGYALILADINGVSLQSIIRKRKFSSLEFLKLAIPLSKTLGEIHVQGVIHKDVKPANIIVKDGHEVYITDFGLSTRLSREKALYSATAALEGTLTYIAPEQTGRMNRNTDSRSDLYSLGITFYEMLTGSPPFKSEDAIDLIHSHIAKVPASPHELDSKIEYQLSNIVMKLISKAAEDRYQSALGLAADLERCGRNLEEVGKISEFQLGLEDSSGRLQIPQKLYGRAEEVKTLLSAFERVSQGASELLLVHGYSGVGKSALVHEVHKPITEKKGLFISGKFDQFQRDIPYYAIRFALKDLCEYLVTESEEVLANWKSTILNALGANASVLIEIVPELELIIGKQPAAPELSTQESISRLHQVFQNFVRAISNREHPLVIFVDDLQWADSGSLNLIKILLAGAEEKYFLLIGAFRENEVDGTHAFSMTLDEIRKSGSSVHSIALNPLLREDVSDLTMESLASVERELITPLAELIYSKTGGNAFFVNEFLKNLYEEKLIYFDFMEKNWIWDIRSIESKNVTSNVVELMSQKIDRLPEETRRILQLGSCVGSKFSLKIISIVYEKNERETLLDLWKSVEEGLILPLDNNYKILQGQSNGNKTDIDRQRLEVDSMLDAHFQFLHDKVQEAAYSGIGEDRKREVHLRIGRLLLDRTESSQLPERIFSIVNQFNLGSELILDVSEKSKLCELNLFAGKKAKQSSAHSSAVTFFKQGIALLNEAHWKHQYDLSFELYSEKADCEYSAALLEDCEQDVKIALENAIGQDHKTAIYQIYLHLLYQLNRHREGIEVGIDALKYLGVKIPKNVKKVHIALLYVRFRILLGRRKARDLVELPEITDRRIFNVCAIIYDLVPSAYQVFPDLMGYISLLMAMFCLKYGNSIYSGFAFAMIGVIMSGVTKELEGGFKFAELAETLSEKFYDINVKAKVHFAIGNFNIHWVLPMREHKWYVDIALKTSLEAGTINWADYSMTFSRIQGIFFSDKNLESILEENEKIYEMYLKHKDREVILNHYLLLNFLNDLMIRDNNSPDPFSFDEGDYEKEMQTPGNFTIRTYFHTLKMIRNFMHENWESALSHGWNGFKIVLEAMGNMLDFQVRYYFVLSCLSYQISSKKSLSIKFKLAYKLNRFLLGYYSKKNPANFLAHDLLVSALEAQLEGRHDAGTLFEKAAKESHHAQFTVNEALVNEYTAKFYIANGIEKAATAYMTEAVYLYSIWGASAKVKQLEENYGYYIRKPNSPKIVESVSLRETHSSTSNNRSNTLDLTTILKASQAVSGEIRLDKLLSELMQNLIQNTGAEKGLLILEENRNWVIRAEGNANGNIEVLSSESLSQSKKIPRAIINYVLRSKQPLVLSRAWLDIQFQNDAYIIEVKPQSVLCAPIMNQGKLSGAVYLENRLTADAFTPDRLQVVNILSSQAAISLENSLLYENLEEKVRERTNELSKLLLEIRELKHQQDADYFLTSLLLEPLGENKTSGENVKIEFFLRQKKHFTYKNNEYSIGGDLCGAHNIFLKNRKYTVFMNADAMGKSIQGAAGALITGSVFESIIQRTKLSEYWQNFPPEQWIRNSFIELQKVFENLEGTMLISILIGAVDELTGTVYTINSDYPAPILFRKGKAQHLPPSNFFLKLGVNPFIINGNSKNNSQKIATYLSVDVFSLRDGDILITGSDGKDDIDLHSDKDELPEKNQDENMILSLIEESNVDLEKLYELIRGKGELTDDLSLMRLSFHKLKKGKTAVTQNILYTLDQFRQKQIANDWEGAIAELKKSYKLGYKHPSLLKMMARLYYKLKKFRAASLIAHRYFLLRPADNSNLFLLSLSFFQIGRISRALETAESLVLRKREHAGYLVHYANILAATGDKTAESFLQRAELSDPDLPSISKLRKKINEKVNPVKYARNDIHASMSAGSR; encoded by the coding sequence GTGTTAGAAGATTTTGATATCATCGAGACAATTCAGGAAAACTCCAGTACGAACGTATATCGAGCGGTCTCCAAAGCTGATAGATCCCTTTCGTTTATTGTTAAAGTATTGGCTACGGAATATCCGGACACCCGGGATTTAGCACGAATTCGTCACGAATACGAATTAAGTAAAGAGCTCGATATAGAAGGAATCGTTAAGCCGTTAGAATTGCGTCGACATGGAAACGGATACGCCCTCATTTTGGCAGATATCAATGGGGTTTCTCTTCAAAGTATTATTAGGAAAAGAAAATTCAGTTCATTGGAATTTCTTAAATTAGCAATTCCATTGAGCAAAACATTGGGCGAAATACATGTGCAGGGCGTGATTCACAAGGACGTCAAGCCCGCCAATATCATCGTAAAGGACGGTCACGAAGTTTATATTACGGACTTCGGATTATCCACCCGATTAAGTCGGGAAAAAGCTCTTTATTCGGCGACTGCGGCTTTGGAGGGAACACTAACCTATATAGCTCCCGAACAGACCGGACGGATGAACCGAAATACTGATAGTAGATCCGACCTTTATTCCTTGGGCATCACTTTTTACGAGATGCTGACGGGATCTCCTCCCTTTAAGTCGGAAGACGCGATCGATCTCATCCATAGCCATATTGCGAAAGTCCCGGCCAGCCCGCATGAGTTAGATTCCAAGATCGAATATCAACTTTCTAATATCGTAATGAAGCTGATTTCGAAAGCCGCAGAAGATAGGTATCAATCCGCCCTGGGTCTCGCCGCCGATTTGGAACGTTGCGGGCGTAATCTGGAAGAGGTAGGAAAAATTTCCGAATTTCAGTTAGGTCTTGAAGATTCGTCCGGTCGTCTTCAGATTCCTCAAAAACTCTATGGGCGCGCCGAGGAGGTCAAAACTTTACTTTCCGCCTTCGAAAGAGTGAGTCAAGGTGCTAGTGAACTTTTGCTGGTTCACGGTTATTCCGGTGTCGGAAAATCCGCTTTGGTTCATGAAGTTCATAAACCGATTACCGAAAAGAAAGGGCTTTTTATTTCCGGAAAATTCGACCAATTCCAAAGGGATATTCCCTATTATGCGATTCGCTTTGCACTGAAGGATTTATGCGAGTACTTGGTTACCGAAAGCGAAGAAGTCTTAGCGAACTGGAAATCGACGATTTTGAACGCCTTGGGAGCTAATGCGAGCGTCTTGATCGAGATAGTTCCCGAACTCGAATTGATTATAGGCAAGCAACCTGCCGCGCCCGAACTCAGTACGCAGGAATCGATCAGTAGGTTACACCAGGTTTTCCAAAATTTCGTCCGAGCTATCTCGAACCGGGAACATCCGTTGGTAATTTTTGTCGACGATCTTCAGTGGGCCGATTCCGGTTCGCTTAATCTTATCAAAATTTTACTCGCCGGAGCTGAAGAAAAGTATTTTCTCCTAATCGGAGCTTTTCGAGAGAACGAAGTGGACGGGACTCACGCTTTTTCGATGACTCTGGATGAAATAAGAAAGTCCGGCAGTTCGGTTCATTCTATCGCATTGAATCCGCTGCTGCGAGAAGACGTTAGCGACTTAACTATGGAATCTCTTGCTTCCGTGGAGCGGGAACTTATAACTCCTCTGGCCGAGCTTATATACTCGAAAACGGGAGGAAATGCTTTCTTTGTTAACGAGTTTTTAAAGAATCTATATGAAGAGAAATTGATCTATTTCGATTTCATGGAAAAGAATTGGATTTGGGATATTCGAAGTATCGAATCTAAAAATGTGACGAGTAACGTGGTTGAGCTGATGTCTCAGAAGATAGACAGGCTACCGGAAGAAACTAGAAGAATTCTTCAATTGGGAAGTTGCGTCGGGAGTAAGTTCTCACTGAAAATTATTTCCATCGTTTACGAAAAGAACGAACGGGAAACCTTACTCGATCTATGGAAATCCGTCGAAGAAGGGTTAATCCTTCCCTTGGATAATAATTATAAGATTCTTCAGGGGCAATCCAACGGGAATAAGACCGATATTGACCGTCAAAGATTAGAAGTCGACAGTATGCTCGACGCTCATTTTCAATTCCTCCACGACAAGGTGCAGGAGGCGGCCTATTCCGGAATAGGCGAGGATCGAAAAAGGGAAGTACATTTAAGGATCGGTAGGCTATTACTCGATCGAACCGAATCGAGCCAGTTGCCGGAACGGATATTTTCGATCGTAAACCAGTTTAATCTAGGGTCCGAATTGATTTTAGACGTATCTGAAAAATCTAAATTATGCGAACTGAATCTATTTGCCGGAAAGAAAGCCAAACAATCGAGCGCCCATAGCAGTGCCGTTACTTTTTTTAAGCAGGGTATCGCTCTTTTAAATGAAGCACACTGGAAACATCAGTATGATCTTTCCTTCGAATTATATTCCGAAAAAGCCGATTGCGAATATAGCGCCGCGCTGCTCGAGGACTGCGAACAGGACGTAAAAATCGCACTGGAGAATGCAATCGGGCAGGATCATAAAACTGCGATATATCAAATTTACCTTCATCTACTATATCAATTGAATCGTCATCGGGAAGGAATCGAGGTCGGTATCGACGCTCTGAAATATCTCGGTGTCAAGATTCCGAAAAACGTAAAGAAGGTTCATATAGCTCTTCTTTACGTTCGATTTAGAATCCTATTGGGCAGAAGAAAAGCCAGGGATTTGGTAGAATTGCCCGAAATCACCGATAGACGCATTTTTAACGTATGCGCGATTATTTACGACTTAGTTCCCTCCGCTTATCAAGTCTTTCCTGATTTAATGGGCTATATCAGCCTGCTCATGGCTATGTTTTGTTTAAAATACGGTAACTCAATTTACTCGGGTTTTGCTTTCGCTATGATAGGAGTAATAATGTCAGGGGTGACCAAAGAATTGGAAGGTGGCTTTAAATTCGCGGAACTAGCCGAGACACTTTCCGAAAAATTTTACGATATAAACGTAAAAGCGAAGGTCCATTTTGCAATCGGAAACTTTAATATACACTGGGTATTACCGATGCGCGAACATAAGTGGTACGTCGATATCGCTTTGAAGACGTCGTTAGAAGCTGGTACGATCAATTGGGCTGATTACTCGATGACTTTTTCGAGAATTCAAGGCATTTTCTTCAGCGATAAGAATCTGGAGTCCATTTTAGAGGAAAACGAAAAGATCTACGAAATGTATCTAAAGCACAAGGATCGAGAGGTGATTCTGAATCATTACCTGCTTCTGAATTTCTTAAACGATCTGATGATACGCGATAATAATTCGCCCGACCCATTTTCTTTCGATGAAGGCGATTATGAAAAGGAGATGCAAACTCCCGGAAATTTTACTATCCGAACTTATTTCCATACCTTAAAAATGATTCGGAATTTCATGCACGAAAATTGGGAATCTGCCCTATCGCACGGCTGGAACGGATTCAAGATCGTCCTAGAAGCAATGGGAAATATGCTGGATTTTCAAGTTCGTTACTATTTCGTACTTTCCTGCCTTTCTTATCAAATTTCTAGCAAGAAGTCCTTAAGCATTAAGTTTAAATTAGCGTACAAATTGAATCGGTTTTTGTTAGGATATTATAGTAAAAAAAACCCGGCCAATTTTTTGGCACACGATTTGTTGGTTTCCGCTTTGGAAGCCCAGCTAGAGGGAAGACACGATGCCGGAACTCTTTTCGAGAAAGCCGCTAAGGAATCGCATCATGCTCAATTTACGGTTAATGAAGCACTCGTAAATGAATACACTGCTAAGTTCTATATCGCAAACGGCATCGAAAAAGCGGCAACAGCATACATGACCGAAGCAGTATATTTATATTCGATTTGGGGAGCGAGCGCTAAAGTAAAACAACTCGAGGAGAATTACGGGTATTATATCAGGAAGCCCAATTCTCCCAAAATTGTGGAATCCGTAAGTTTACGGGAAACCCACTCTAGTACTAGTAATAATCGATCGAACACTCTAGACTTAACTACGATATTAAAAGCATCTCAGGCCGTGTCCGGCGAAATACGACTGGATAAACTTTTATCCGAATTGATGCAAAACCTAATTCAAAATACCGGAGCAGAAAAAGGCTTATTGATTCTGGAAGAAAATAGAAACTGGGTTATCCGAGCCGAAGGTAATGCGAACGGAAATATCGAAGTCCTAAGTTCCGAATCGTTATCGCAGAGTAAAAAAATCCCTCGGGCGATTATCAATTATGTTCTTAGAAGTAAGCAACCCCTCGTATTAAGTCGCGCTTGGCTAGATATTCAATTTCAAAACGACGCATATATTATAGAAGTGAAACCGCAATCGGTTCTTTGCGCTCCGATTATGAATCAAGGGAAATTAAGCGGAGCGGTTTATCTTGAAAATCGACTCACGGCGGATGCCTTTACTCCGGATCGCCTTCAAGTCGTTAATATACTTTCCTCTCAGGCGGCTATATCGCTTGAGAATTCTCTTTTATACGAAAACCTGGAAGAGAAAGTTCGAGAACGTACTAACGAATTATCCAAACTATTACTCGAAATCCGAGAACTCAAACATCAACAGGATGCGGATTATTTTCTTACGTCTTTACTACTTGAGCCGCTGGGAGAAAACAAAACCAGCGGAGAGAATGTAAAAATAGAATTCTTTTTAAGACAAAAAAAACACTTCACGTATAAGAATAACGAATATTCGATCGGCGGGGATCTTTGCGGTGCTCATAATATATTTTTAAAAAATAGAAAATACACCGTATTTATGAACGCGGACGCGATGGGTAAGTCCATTCAAGGCGCTGCAGGAGCTTTAATAACCGGTTCGGTCTTCGAATCGATCATTCAACGTACGAAGTTATCCGAATATTGGCAAAATTTTCCGCCTGAGCAATGGATTCGAAATAGTTTTATCGAACTTCAAAAAGTCTTCGAGAACCTTGAAGGGACGATGCTGATTTCGATACTAATAGGAGCTGTCGACGAATTAACTGGTACCGTATACACGATTAATTCTGATTACCCGGCTCCTATTCTATTTAGAAAAGGCAAGGCTCAGCACCTTCCTCCATCGAATTTCTTTTTAAAATTAGGAGTAAACCCCTTCATAATCAACGGAAATAGTAAAAACAATTCCCAAAAAATCGCAACTTACCTTTCCGTTGATGTGTTTTCCCTTCGGGACGGTGACATATTGATCACAGGTTCGGACGGAAAGGACGACATCGATTTACATTCCGATAAAGACGAACTTCCGGAAAAGAATCAGGATGAAAATATGATTCTCTCTTTGATCGAGGAATCTAACGTAGATTTGGAAAAACTATATGAATTGATACGAGGGAAAGGAGAATTAACGGACGATCTATCACTTATGCGGCTCTCATTCCATAAATTAAAAAAGGGTAAAACGGCCGTAACTCAAAATATTCTCTATACTTTGGATCAGTTTCGTCAAAAGCAAATCGCAAACGATTGGGAAGGAGCCATCGCGGAACTCAAGAAATCGTATAAGCTCGGATATAAACATCCTTCGCTTTTGAAGATGATGGCTCGGTTGTATTATAAATTAAAAAAATTCAGAGCGGCAAGTCTGATCGCGCATCGATATTTTCTGCTGCGGCCTGCCGATAACAGTAATCTATTCTTACTTTCTCTCTCCTTCTTTCAAATCGGCAGAATTTCTCGGGCGCTGGAAACCGCCGAAAGCCTCGTTTTGAGAAAAAGGGAACATGCGGGTTACCTAGTTCATTATGCGAATATTTTAGCGGCGACGGGCGATAAAACTGCCGAGTCGTTTCTTCAAAGAGCCGAATTATCCGATCCCGACCTTCCGTCTATTTCCAAGCTTCGAAAGAAAATAAATGAGAAGGTAAATCCCGTTAAATACGCTCGCAACGATATTCATGCTTCAATGAGCGCGGGTTCCCGTTAA